In a genomic window of Nocardia fluminea:
- a CDS encoding MlaD family protein: MTRFHTRAALAATLSVLPLCSCGFDPVAVPLPGSSISGETYPLHLEFADVLNLPPGAKLIADGVEVGKLTGVTVTDVTRRESGIGRGFVVADVAVKCDVRLPSDIKIELRQTTPLGDVYIAVTTPPRTSAPALTAGATVPMTQTTRAPQIEDTMAGLATSLGSGMVTDLQDTVRQLNASLPENPRETARIFGVIGTDLSDVAADLGSLDALIDGLDSTVTTTVDLLPTLQPMLTDDGITHLVDTTEAVIGVLYIFANLGPVAHAAVWLGPMLAASNDLVKATVPMLFGNRPLDLDSRSNMSDLVNLIQNKIIPFVQQGRNVNVTAVAAGGPEAVGSAEQTSRVIDSLRMIGVVR; encoded by the coding sequence ATGACTCGATTCCACACACGCGCCGCCTTGGCGGCCACTCTTTCGGTGCTGCCGCTGTGCAGCTGTGGCTTCGATCCCGTCGCTGTCCCGTTGCCGGGCAGCTCGATCTCCGGCGAGACCTACCCGCTGCACCTGGAATTCGCTGACGTACTGAACCTGCCCCCCGGCGCCAAGTTGATAGCCGATGGCGTCGAGGTGGGCAAGCTCACCGGGGTGACGGTCACCGACGTGACGCGGCGCGAGAGTGGTATCGGCCGCGGGTTCGTCGTTGCCGACGTCGCAGTCAAGTGCGATGTTCGCCTGCCCTCCGACATCAAGATCGAACTGCGTCAGACCACCCCGCTCGGCGACGTGTACATCGCTGTCACCACGCCGCCGCGCACCAGCGCGCCGGCCTTGACCGCGGGCGCGACCGTCCCGATGACGCAGACCACGCGTGCGCCGCAGATCGAAGACACTATGGCAGGACTGGCCACCTCGCTCGGCAGCGGCATGGTCACCGACTTACAAGACACCGTCCGCCAGCTCAACGCCTCCCTTCCCGAGAATCCGCGCGAAACCGCGCGGATCTTCGGCGTGATCGGCACCGACCTCTCCGACGTCGCGGCCGATCTGGGCAGTCTCGACGCACTGATCGATGGCCTCGACAGCACGGTGACGACGACGGTGGACCTGCTGCCGACCCTGCAACCCATGCTCACTGACGACGGCATAACGCATCTGGTCGACACCACCGAGGCGGTGATCGGTGTCCTCTACATCTTCGCGAATCTGGGCCCGGTCGCGCACGCCGCAGTCTGGCTCGGACCGATGTTGGCAGCTTCCAACGACCTGGTGAAGGCCACTGTGCCGATGCTGTTCGGCAATCGGCCGCTGGATCTGGATTCCAGGTCGAACATGTCCGACCTGGTGAACCTCATCCAGAACAAGATCATTCCGTTTGTGCAGCAGGGGCGGAACGTGAATGTCACCGCGGTGGCGGCAGGCGGCCCGGAAGCCGTCGGGTCTGCCGAGCAGACCAGCCGCGTCATCGATAGCCTGCGGATGATCGGAGTCGTTCGATGA